The Deltaproteobacteria bacterium genome has a window encoding:
- a CDS encoding ATP-binding protein, whose protein sequence is MRELVVISGKGGTGKTSISASLFALADNALIVDCDVDAANLHLLLNPNNRHQWSFFGGNVATIDPIKCNKCNKCKERCRFDAISSPAENKSANYIIDPISCEGCGVCVDSCPQNAIELHLSDTGKWFIADTRLGSMIHARLNIAAENSGKLVSLIRHEAKAFAGLNGNQLIICDGPPGIGCPVIASITLADFALIVTEATLSGLHDLIRVIDLCQQMKVKTGICINKADINLEISNQIEVEAQQRNIPILGRISYDDAVTKAQIQNLTIVENNNTIIAKEIKKLWAQVTDALNTVTI, encoded by the coding sequence ATTCGTGAGCTGGTCGTAATTAGTGGAAAAGGAGGGACGGGTAAAACTAGCATTAGCGCTTCGTTATTTGCCTTAGCCGATAATGCCCTTATCGTTGATTGTGATGTTGATGCTGCCAATCTTCATCTACTGTTAAACCCTAATAACCGTCATCAGTGGTCATTTTTTGGCGGTAATGTTGCCACAATTGACCCTATAAAATGTAATAAATGTAATAAATGTAAAGAGAGATGTCGTTTCGATGCAATTTCATCCCCAGCAGAAAATAAATCCGCCAATTACATTATCGACCCAATCTCCTGTGAAGGTTGCGGGGTTTGCGTAGATTCTTGCCCACAAAATGCAATCGAATTACATTTAAGCGACACAGGTAAATGGTTTATTGCTGACACCCGTCTTGGGTCAATGATTCATGCACGTTTAAATATTGCAGCAGAAAATAGTGGCAAGTTAGTATCGCTTATACGACATGAAGCAAAAGCATTCGCCGGTTTAAATGGCAATCAATTAATAATATGTGATGGCCCGCCAGGTATTGGTTGCCCGGTTATTGCTAGCATTACTTTAGCTGATTTTGCACTTATTGTTACCGAAGCAACTCTATCAGGGTTGCATGATCTCATACGAGTGATTGATCTCTGTCAACAAATGAAAGTTAAAACAGGGATCTGTATTAATAAAGCTGATATTAATCTTGAAATTAGCAACCAAATAGAAGTTGAAGCACAACAACGTAATATTCCTATACTCGGACGTATTAGTTACGACGATGCTGTCACTAAAGCACAAATCCAAAATCTCACTATAGTTGAAAATAACAACACAATAATCGCCAAAGAAATTAAAAAACTTTGGGCACAGGTAACTGATGCTCTTAACACAGTAACTATTTAA
- a CDS encoding P-loop NTPase: MSHDNSHHCNHNSHRQSEPKHSQVSDQELLDHHMLNTRMSQIEHKILVLSGKGGVGKSTVAVNLAASLALAGKRVGLLDVDLHGPSIPKLLHIERTPIEVCDNIILPVRIPFGDGVLNVMSIEFMLPERNDAVIWRGPRKYGVIKQFIKDVEWGELDYLVIDSPPGTGDEPLAVAQLIENPDGAVVVTTPQEISVQDVRRCIVFCKQVELPVIGVVENMSGLCCPHCHNIINIFGQGGGQTMAEEMKVNYLGAIPIEPNVVSAGDNGTPIVQAYPHSETAKAFGRIVHKLLESKLISINNSLTINKDRKDMKIAIPVTNGLLSTHFGHCEEFFLFEISDDGKTISNKRVLTTPPHEPGAFPKWLHEQGANIIIAGGMGSRAQSLFDQNGIKVIVGAVNQAPEIIVQQFLENKLATGTNACDH, from the coding sequence ATGAGTCACGATAACTCACATCATTGTAATCATAATTCTCACCGCCAAAGTGAACCAAAACATTCACAAGTATCTGATCAAGAACTTCTTGACCATCATATGTTAAATACACGAATGAGTCAGATAGAACATAAAATATTAGTTCTTTCTGGTAAAGGCGGCGTTGGCAAAAGTACTGTAGCCGTTAATCTGGCGGCGTCATTGGCACTTGCAGGTAAACGCGTAGGCTTACTTGACGTTGACCTGCATGGACCAAGTATACCGAAGTTATTGCATATTGAACGCACTCCGATTGAAGTATGTGATAATATAATTTTGCCAGTACGCATCCCCTTTGGTGATGGTGTCCTCAATGTAATGTCAATTGAATTTATGCTACCCGAACGTAACGATGCGGTTATTTGGCGTGGCCCTCGCAAATACGGTGTTATTAAACAATTCATTAAAGATGTTGAATGGGGTGAACTTGATTACTTAGTTATTGACTCTCCGCCTGGCACCGGCGATGAGCCGCTTGCGGTAGCGCAACTTATAGAAAATCCTGACGGTGCTGTAGTAGTAACAACACCACAAGAAATTTCAGTACAAGACGTAAGACGCTGTATTGTATTTTGCAAGCAAGTTGAATTACCGGTAATTGGTGTTGTCGAAAACATGAGCGGACTTTGCTGCCCTCATTGCCATAACATAATCAATATATTTGGGCAAGGCGGCGGCCAGACGATGGCCGAAGAAATGAAAGTTAACTACCTAGGTGCTATTCCTATCGAGCCGAATGTTGTCTCTGCTGGTGATAACGGCACTCCAATAGTTCAAGCTTATCCACATTCAGAAACAGCTAAGGCTTTTGGTCGTATTGTACACAAACTTCTCGAATCAAAATTAATTTCAATTAATAACTCATTAACTATCAACAAGGACAGAAAAGATATGAAAATTGCTATCCCAGTAACTAACGGGTTACTCTCCACTCACTTCGGTCATTGTGAAGAATTTTTTCTTTTCGAAATTAGCGATGATGGCAAAACCATAAGCAATAAACGAGTACTTACAACGCCACCCCATGAGCCAGGTGCCTTTCCAAAATGGTTGCATGAGCAAGGAGCTAATATAATTATTGCAGGCGGGATGGGTTCGCGCGCTCAAAGTTTGTTTGATCAAAATGGTATTAAAGTAATAGTTGGTGCTGTCAACCAAGCACCTGAAATTATTGTTCAACAATTTCTTGAAAATAAATTAGCTACCGGCACTAATGCTTGTGACCATTAA
- a CDS encoding FmdB family transcriptional regulator, whose translation MPTYAYDCKQCGVIEIKQSINDTPLLICPNCKGEIKRIIAGHTNFSIKGRSSQVNQCGNTKPCCGRDYRCDKSPCNK comes from the coding sequence ATGCCAACATATGCCTATGACTGCAAACAATGTGGTGTGATTGAAATTAAGCAATCAATCAATGACACCCCATTGTTAATCTGCCCTAATTGCAAAGGAGAGATAAAACGTATTATTGCAGGGCACACAAATTTTAGCATCAAAGGTCGAAGTAGCCAGGTAAATCAATGTGGCAACACTAAACCATGTTGTGGTCGAGATTATCGCTGTGATAAATCGCCATGTAACAAATAA